Genomic DNA from Lactuca sativa cultivar Salinas chromosome 8, Lsat_Salinas_v11, whole genome shotgun sequence:
TGACAAGAAGTTTGGAAGCGGCATGACCAGAAGTCTGATGGTCTCGTGACGAAGTTTGATCATCTTGTCTGAGTTGGAGGCGGCTTGAATAGTATGATCGTCTAAGGTTGAGATGGCTTGAACAAAAGTTTGATCGTATATAAGCTGGAGAAGGTGTTTGATTAAGTAAACCCTAATTATTTGGATGAAGACACGAAGTTGTTATTTGAAAATAAAAACGATGATCGGGGAGATTGATTCACTTAATCAATATTACTAACTTTCCTTATGTTTTCCTTTTTTCAACGCTAAGTTGCTAATCGCtaattcattatatatatatatatatatatatatatatatatatatatatatatatatatatatatatatatatatatatatatatatatatatatatataaacgaatGAATGTAAATGAAGGAACGAGAGCATTATTCGCTTAACTAAACGAACCAGATATCTTGTTCATGTTCGatcgtttattaaataaacaaacataaatgAACTTCCCAGCAAACAGATCATGAACTGTTCGCCGAATATTTAGTTTATTTACGGtcttaataaaaattaaaaagaatcGCTGTTGAAATCAATTGAACAAAAGAATTTTAATGATAAACTTTGAACAAAATTACTTGCCCAATTAGGGTTGGATATCCGGCACATCTTTAGGCCGAGCCTActaattatataatttatatgaGTAAAATTTATTAAACAGGCTTGGGAACAGTAAAAAACTAAATATTTTTCAGAACGTCATAATCATAACCAAATATAAATAAACAATGCACGTAAATATTGTGATCAGATCAAAACTAATATACATCTCTACCTATCTCTCTAATTTATCTATTTTGGGCTGGAATTCCAATTAAAGCGGCCCACATTTTACATAAGAAATGTTTTATTTCTTCTGAAATTAGAAAGCTCAATAAGCCCAATAAATACTTTTCAATTCGATTATGAAAAGGATAAAACCTTCAACCAAATAACTTAAATAGACACTTTTCCTTAATTGGGATATTTACCTTCGACCACATAATTTATTTACTACTGGATGGATGTGAACacgtgtattacatgagtttattaaaaataaaaatttaatatcattATATAAACATGAAATATTTTATAAGATAATACTTTACATAACAAAATGTAATATTTTTGAACATTTGCAAAAGAAATTAAATCGTTTGAATTATTTATAagaatttattatcaaattaataggatgatttattttccttataaaacccattacaattttatggaattttattttaagaaaatgaaaatttctacaaaatgacaagtggataataaaaatctaaaattctcacaaaatgacaagtgtgaaaatgaaagaaaaaagagaaattaaattgaCTCCTACCATTTCTTCCTACTAATATGCCTACCCACTAAAATTATACCATTTGTCATCAATATTCCATCTCATCTAATTTAATTTGATATTTCTATAGTGCCCTTGATCAGGTAAttgagaaaaaagaaaaaaaaatcacgtAAGATTATCACATGAACGTGCGCAGATACCAATTCCTTGTCAAACCCTTATTCTCGTCTACCCTATTGCCAACGACAATTGCAAAGCCAGCAAGAGCATCAACAATCAAAGCAGCAACAATCAAAAAGGCAAACTATAGGCAACAATCAGGTATTTGCAATGAATGCTCATAGTTCGTatttatatagtttaattaattgaGAAGCTTAAAGCCAAAGTAACGTACAAACTAAAATTGACTTCCTTCAATAATATAATGTTTTCTcaaattattttataatattcataagATTTCTGATAAGGTTTACAACCGTGGTTATATTTTACAAAATCATATTCATTACACAGTATATTAACAAAATTAATTTACAATttacaaaaaatatattaataaaattttgGGATGGTCTCTGTTTTATTATTGATAAAATCTTTGGTTTGTTGTTAATAAAATATTCGATATTTGATCAGTATGGACGCTTCAAATTCAGTTGAAGACGCTGTAAATTCAGTAGAAAATGTTGCAATTTCAGTTGAAGAGGCTGCAAATTCAGTTGAAGGGCATACAATTCTTAATCCTCAAGATCAAAAAATTCCTAAAGATGGAATGAAGTTTGATTCAGAAGAAGACCTTTACAATTACTTTAAAGCATATGCATTCCAGACTGGATTTGGTATACGGAAATCTAGTACAAGAACAAAAGATTCTTGTGCTAAAACATACTATTCACTTGGATGTGCTAGAGGAGGGGTATATGTTCCTAAAACAAGCAAACCATATAAAAAGACCACTAAAACAAATTGTAAAGCAAAAATTAGCGTAATTGCATATGGTGATGGAAGATGCATTATCTCTAGTGTTTTTCTTGAACATAATCATGCTTTAAGTCCCAAAAAATCTCGTTTCCAACGATCACATAAGAAAATGGATTCATATGCTAAGAGAAGACTTGAATTGAATGATTATGCTGGAATTCCGTTAAATAAAAGTTTTCACTCGTTAGTTGCTGAAGCGAAAGGGTATGATAATTTGCCTTTTGGCGAGACAGATTGTAGATCTTACATCACAAAAGTAAGACAACTAAGACTTGGGCTTGGGGATGCCGAGGCACTTCGTAATTATTTTGTCCGTATGCAAAAAAGGAGTTCAAATTTTTTCTACGTGATTGATATGGATGATGAAGGTCGTATGCGAAATGTATTTTGGGCAGATGCAAGGTCAAGGGTAGCATACGAGTCATTCGGGGATGTTATTTCGTTTGATAGCACATATTTGACTAACAAATATAATATGCCGTTTGCGCCTTTTGTTGGAGTAAATCACCATGGGCAATCTATCTTATTTGGATGTGGTTTGCTTTCAAGAGAGGACATAGAAACATATGTATGGTTATTCAAGTCATGGTTAGAATGCATGCATGGACGGGCACCAAAAGCAATAATAACAGATCAATGTCGATCAATGCAAGGAGCTGTTGCACAGGTATTCCCTGAATCTCATCATCGTCTTTGTCTTTGGCAtattatgaaaaagattcctGAAAAGTTAAGTAGGTTGCCTCAATATAATGTAATAAAGAAGACTCTAAAAACCCTTGTATACGAGTCTACGGACACTCAAGAGTTTGAAGATGGCTGGTGCAAGCTAGTTGAAAAGTATGCACTTGAAAAAAATGAGTGGTTGAGTTCTTTATTTAACGAGCGAATGCGTTGGGTACCGATATATGTAAAAGAAAACTTTTGGGCAGGGATGTCTACTACGCAAAGAAGTGAAAGCATGAATGCTTTTTTTGATGCGTATGTTAATTCTAAAACCTCATTACGACAATTTGTTGAGCAATATGACAATGCACTGAAAAGCAagattgaaaaagaaaataagGCTGATTTTGAGTCTCTCAATAGTTCATATAAATTAGTAACTGGGTTTTATTTTGAGAGACAGTTTCAGGAAGCATACACAAATGCAATATTTAAGTTGTTTCAAGATGAGTTGCGAGGTATGTTGTTTTGCAATTCTTCATTGGTCAAAATAGATGGTGCTCGCTATGTATTTCATGTCACAGATATTGTGGAAGGGAAACATGGAGATTCTAAAAAAAGAGTTGTTTATATCGTTAGTTATGATGAGACTGAATGTGATATACAATGTTCTTGTCATTTGTTTGAGTTTCGAGGAATTATTTGTAGGCATGTAGTGAAAATATTGATTGAGAAGGATGTTAAAGAAATCCATCCACG
This window encodes:
- the LOC111921116 gene encoding protein FAR1-RELATED SEQUENCE 6-like; this translates as MDASNSVEDAVNSVENVAISVEEAANSVEGHTILNPQDQKIPKDGMKFDSEEDLYNYFKAYAFQTGFGIRKSSTRTKDSCAKTYYSLGCARGGVYVPKTSKPYKKTTKTNCKAKISVIAYGDGRCIISSVFLEHNHALSPKKSRFQRSHKKMDSYAKRRLELNDYAGIPLNKSFHSLVAEAKGYDNLPFGETDCRSYITKVRQLRLGLGDAEALRNYFVRMQKRSSNFFYVIDMDDEGRMRNVFWADARSRVAYESFGDVISFDSTYLTNKYNMPFAPFVGVNHHGQSILFGCGLLSREDIETYVWLFKSWLECMHGRAPKAIITDQCRSMQGAVAQVFPESHHRLCLWHIMKKIPEKLSRLPQYNVIKKTLKTLVYESTDTQEFEDGWCKLVEKYALEKNEWLSSLFNERMRWVPIYVKENFWAGMSTTQRSESMNAFFDAYVNSKTSLRQFVEQYDNALKSKIEKENKADFESLNSSYKLVTGFYFERQFQEAYTNAIFKLFQDELRGMLFCNSSLVKIDGARYVFHVTDIVEGKHGDSKKRVVYIVSYDETECDIQCSCHLFEFRGIICRHVVKILIEKDVKEIHPRYILSRWRKDVKHGHYLVINCYEDLMSGENAKQFDHLCSNFYEVAHIANSREMYEYLLSCVNMAKEKLNDDSIWGCSSNINLVVEDVRVSDSTTKLLPPMQVRSKGRPPSKRKESRVEQVMKKKTKKNVREKTNNIQQDQMDSSREHGANSYNNESNCQFDLNVPV